AGACATTTTATCGTACATCCTCTTCTTCCCATAAGCaccaatcaaaatattaaatgtacGTGTTTCTGGCTCAATACCAAAGTTACGAAACTTCTCATACCATCTTTCCATCATTTCAATATGTCCCTTATTACCAAACACACTTAGAATTATATTCATTGTCCACACATCTGGTCTACAAGTTGTGCTCTCAAGCATTCCTATTAAAACTTTCTCCATTTGGTCATACTTCCCTATCTTGCCATATCCACTTAATACTATGTTCTGGGTCACTGTATTTGGAGTTATCAGTCGTTCGGCCATTTCCTCATACAATGATTCAACTATTTCAAAGCGAGAATCATCGACACAAGCCTTGATCAAGATACTATAAGTGTAGACATCAGGTTGGCAGCGAGGGAGGGTCTTCATGAGATTGAGAGTGGAAAATGCATCATCAATGAGATTGTTCCGACAATATGCAGCAAGCAAAGCAGTGTAAAGTTCAGGGGTAGGTTCACATCTTTCTTGAACCATTGTATCAAAAAGCAGACGTGCACGGTGTGGTTGGCCAGACCTTCCAAGTAGAACAAGCAGCTTCATGTAAGTTCCTTCTTTTGGTTCATAAAATGGTTGTTCGCGGAGCATTTCAAACACCTGAAGGTTGAATAAAGCAGCCACAATTGTTATAGGTAAAAACAACAGCACAAAAAATTCATACACTCTTGAAATCATCAATTCGTTCCTTCAAATTAACGCACATAAAGATGAATGTTCAtgtttcaaattcaactttaaagAGCATGTAACGAATCTCACTGAAATCCCcaaatatgcatttttttctctttgtccATAAACGGAAAAAAAATGCTAATTCCAGCGCACATTGCAAAAGTACACAAACCCAAGATTGATTTTGtctcaaataaattaaatcattgAGCATAATCCAAGAACAAGTCACAAAAAGTTGGGAGTCCAGAACAAACATAAAACAACCCAAAACgagaaatgaaattaaagaaaaagaaaccgaCCTCAAGAGCTTGAAGCCACCGTTTGTTCGTGATATGGTCAGACAAGGCTTCAGTGACGGTGTTGGCCCAAGCCTTAGCATTATTCTTCCGGTCTAGTTTCTTTTTGACTCTCTTGAGAGGGGCCCTCCTGCGGGTGGATGTCTCTGTAGTTCCTGGAAATTCCCCTTGCTTCCAGTGCCTCTTCTTAGCAGGTGAGGAGGAAGTAGATGGAACAGGGGATTTTCTAGTGGGAGCCGCAAATGCACAGCGAACAATGCGAGAGTTGggatgtgaagaagaagaacaagaagaagaaacaaagatgGGGAAAAGGAAAGTGGAGACATGATCGAAAGAGACTGAAGAAGGAAGGAGCgaggaggagaaggagaaagaagCCATAGTTAAGCTGCAAGGCTGATGGTAGAGCATCGAGAGATGAAATGGATGAGCTATTTAATATCGACAAAGGGATTTTTCTCCCAAAATTTCGTTCCGCAAGGGGtactaaattctaaaataataaagtaaagggactaaaacataattttcattcaaaatttcaaacttaatgCTCTATTTGATTATTCCTAAAGTTCGTCTCAAACTAAACTTTAAcgtaataattatataaattttaaccCAAAATTGATTCGTTaatttaaaccctaaattttaataaacttattaatttaaaccttcaaattttcacGAGTCCGTCCACCTAAacccaaacaaaatattttagagaTATAAATTGAAGTagttattaaatttaactatctaaaataaattaaaatatttatcaacttttaattttataagtgATAgtctttaataaaaacatattttattaataaaatttaaaatttttgttaaatgttataattatttaaagagagtaaaaaaaattttaaattgtaaaaataacaaatttaaaaacagatAACTTTGGTTGTATGATAACCTCTAATATTAACACGtgtcatattcgtaatataaaaaatatatatacgatgaattgtttttatctaatatgattttcttaataatatataaaaaaaatatatgtgatgaattgttttttaactaatatcattttcttaaatattctattaattgtgctatttttgataatttagcggtaaagaacaaaagtaaaaatagatatttgttgaatttaaaaatgaagagatATAAAATTTGGGGAATATTATTCCATTTAATTTGaccctttctcttttattgaGTCGTCTTTCCTCTTTTGAGCTTGGGAAACTCGTAGATTTCCCGCTGGCGCCTATGGCACAGTGAAATGAGACGATCCATGTCCCCATCTGCTTCCTAAGGCGAATCTTCCCAACAACAACAATGGCGGAAGTCCAAGCTCTCCTTTGAATCTCTCCATTCCTGATATTTTGAATGTTCCTCAGCATCACCGAGTACCATCGTCCTCATCGCACACAGCCAGTAACTTAATCTCTTCCCTACAAATTTTTATTCCGACTCTGTTTTTCTGCTGCGCTGCTCTTTTAGGTTAAATCTATGCTTGCAAGATCGTAGTTATTTGTGTTGTTCTTTTCTGTtctgttattttgtttctcgTAAGTGAATCGATAGGTAGGGATCGTGGACAAGAAACAGTTGTTCCGCTCTTGATGTTAATCTATCATAACTTTTTCAAGGTTGGCAGGTTAGAGAGAATGCGGTTAAAGTAATACTGATTTTATATGTtacatcaatttattttttcgcTTTTGtcattctattattttgtgtCTATTCGTATCTAGTTCTGAacattacaacaaaaaaacaaagaatggTTTAGAGGGataaatgtgtttttaaatcttattacATTGGATTAAGTGTTCTTGATACTGAGCATTTGAAATTCATGCATCTTCTAAGTTCTAACATCGGGATTTAGTCATTACAAAAGACTaaatcattgaaatttatcattatattTCAAGAACTCAAAGCCCAGGTCATTGtattacaaaaaagaagtgtattaaagaaaacattgaaGAGTCCAAGTATAAAGACTAGAAATGTGGTCTAACTTAGAATATACTACATCTGGAAACTTTTCTAGTATTGGTCCTCATGAACATTGACCATTCAATACCTGAATGGTAAAGTGAGCAGATAATGCCACCccaagagagaaaaaaagttacaaaaactTTGGACCTGTTTCAAAGCCAGCGATGGAAAGATGGAACTGTACACTAAAACAATGATTGGGATTGGGAACACCACCAAATCATTTCTCTTCCTTGCTTGCTCTACTGGAGTGACCAACCTCCACAGAGAATTTGGAAGTTTGAAACTTACATGCTGCTATTTTATGCATCTATTCATTCTTTCGCATTTGAAAGTCTCATTCTCTGTATCTTATCTGTGTCGTCTTGGTCCTCTCTCCTGTTTCTCAGGTTCCTTTTTGGTCGCAGTAGCATGGCCCTTTCTGGGTCTTCGGTCCTGTAAGTTATGATGAAATATGAATGAGTTGAGGTTAACTAATGCTACTAAAGGATAAATGTTTTGAGAATGAAAACCAACCTGTCGACGAATTGGATATTCTTCAGACTCAAGCATGCGAGAAACTTGGCTCATCTTAGGCCTCTTATCAGCATCTGGATCCACACACCTCAAAGCAGTCAAGAGAACTCGCTTCAGTTCACTAATTGAtggttttctttctatatttggATCTACCACCTCTTCTGACCGTTTGCTTCCCACCATCATCTTTAGCCAATCCACCAAATTTACCTGCAAACAAATTTGGAAGCCCGGTGTTTGTTATCATAAATCACTTATTAACTCAAAATCTTAAGCCTTAAGCTTAAGggtgaagacaaatttaatgcTATATCATATAACACACATTTCTCTAATCTGTAGACTTGAAATATATAGAATGCTCAATaagtgaaaattaatattaattgaaaaattaacattGTAGGGTTTGAACATACGTAATCTCGTAAACCAACCTACTcttatacaattttaaatcaccaattgacCCAAAAACTTATGGCTGAAGataatttactattatttcatttaacaaTTTGCAAACTAATGCACATGATCCAAACATGTAGAACTAAACCTTCTGTATTGTCAGTAAATACCTCATGTGCTGGGCGACTATAATCGACGGGGTCTCTTCCAGTAATTGCTTCTAAAAGGACCACTCCAAAACTATAAACATCACTCTTCTCATTTAGAAGTCCAGATTTGGCATATTCTGGTGCCACATATCTACgatgagaaagaaaacaaaatattttatcccCCAAATAAATTATGGAAGCAGCAGCAGGACTGCAGCTGTGAATTAAGAGTGAATGTTTGTTTACTCACCCAAACGTACCCATAACTCTGGTGGTAATGTGACTCTTCCCAGAACCGAGTAATTTAGCTAGCCCAAAGTCTGATAGCTTTGCATTAAACTCATCATCAATCAATATGTTGCTCGCCTTGATATCTCGATGCACGATTTTTGGCTCGATTGCCTCATGCAAATATGCCAATCTGAAAAACCATTAAACATTGGAATCTTGAGTGCGGTGGAGAAAGAGACGAGCAAATGATCAAAGGAAGgttatatacatatgtatactCACGCCTTAGCAGTACCAAGGAGAATTCTGATTCTTGCTTCCCAAGTGAGATATCCATGATGACATAGGGCTCCGTGAAGCCACTGCTCTAGATTTCCATTATCTACGTACTCATATACTAGCATcctgaaaatatttactgTTTAGTATACAACAATCAAAGCTAGATAGCAAAGGAACAATCAATTGCAGTAGCAATACCTATGTGTTCCTTCAATGCAGTATCCCAGCAGCCGAACTAAGTTTTTGTGTCGCACATGCCCAAACGCTTCTACTTCCACCTTGAATTCCCTTTCCGCTTGTCCTCTACACAAGTTAAATCCATCATTACATTTACAGCTTATACTTACAGCCAATCTTCGTATAAAAGCTCAGTTTcttaccaaaaataaataaagaaaaaaaaaaggttacaGCCAATCAATAACCCACTgagaaaatacaatatttgtCAACAGAACAAACTTAcacatttaaaagttttttgaCAGCCACAGGTGTCCCATTGATCAGATGACCTCGGTAAACAACTCCATATCCTCCCTCCCcaattatattatcatttgAAAACTGCATTGTTGCAAGTTCCAGGTCTCTTAAGGTGAACCAGTGACCCCATCCCAGTTGTGAGAATTCTGGCAGACCGGCGAGTGGCGAAGGATCCGGTGGTATTGAATCTGAAGGCCTATGCAAAACACTTGCTTCCTTGCTTCCTTCTCCAGAGCCAATAGCATATATCTCTGTGTTATCAACTGAGCTTGATATGCTGTAATTATATGCCTTGTTTGAATACAAAAGAACTTTTTCCGATTCCGTGTCGAATCCATCGTGGGGGACAGGGCCGTGCTGGATTGCTGAAACATGATCCACTCCAATCTCCTTGATTTCCTTTGATGCTATGGAAATACGGCTGAGAGGAAGCATCCCACTTACCCTTCTAGATTTTCTTCGTGAAGTAACCACACATATTGATAGAACCACAAGGACTATTACAATAAACACCCCCACCAAGATTCCAGTAAACACCCATACCTTCATACCAAAAACAAACGTCTTCTTGGAAAGTGTTGTGTTTAGATCAGGTGCCATTTCGTTTTTCCTCTAACATacaaggaaaacaaaaactgaacGCTCACGGTCAATGTTGCAGACTCAGTTATCTGCTGAGtcgaaaaatgaaaacaacagAGCTCCTCTCCTTCGATTAACAGACATTTAGTGCAGTCAAATACAAAACTCCCAATGAAGAAGGTTGAGAAATGTTGATGGGATTCTAGGCATTGTTCTTAGATTAAACGAGttaagagaaaaggaaaagaagaaaatgaaatggtgGTGGTGGGATGAAATGGAGTTTTCAGTAGTAGGTAATCAAGAAGGAATGAAGGAAGAGAGAGGGAAATGGGGTATGTCTTTGCCTTGGTTTTTACATTACATTCAGAGAATCAAACACAACATCTTCCCACCTTCCTTTCTTTGCTGtatcttcaaatttgtttctctctctttctctctctctctctctctctattagattttttttaatagagaAAATCTATCAGTTCGGAAGATGGCAGACAATGGCAGCAGAACAAATTAGaatttgtttggtttaaaGTCCTGTTTTATGTtagaatttgttttcttttcattctgGTGGTTAAATATCTATCACACATTCACTACAAAACTTTATGTAGCTAGCACTCGGTAGATTTGTATTTTAGATCATAATATTGGATAAGTTGGTGTAAGATTTTTgctaatttataaaaaaaataccattaaaatttcatcgattgtttaaaaaatacccaTATTCCTCGAAAGGTCATagttctttttcaatattccAACCAATTTAGAAGtattgaaacttttgaaaaaataagagTATTTCTGACACAAGACAATATCtggtgttttctttttaaaaaaattattatatgttagCTCTCGATTTCAAAATTGAGTAATAGCGATTAATCAACCTTATTATTTAGAAAGCGAAGGAAGAAAAGGATGGGTATTTATGGAgagtttgaagatgaagaaaaactAAGATCATTAGTGAAAGAAAAGGGGTGGTTGGATGCTGAAAAGACGGGGCAGCAGCGTGAAAATGCCCATTCACTTGC
This DNA window, taken from Cucumis sativus cultivar 9930 chromosome 6, Cucumber_9930_V3, whole genome shotgun sequence, encodes the following:
- the LOC101204445 gene encoding pentatricopeptide repeat-containing protein At3g06430, chloroplastic, coding for MLYHQPCSLTMASFSFSSSLLPSSVSFDHVSTFLFPIFVSSSCSSSSHPNSRIVRCAFAAPTRKSPVPSTSSSPAKKRHWKQGEFPGTTETSTRRRAPLKRVKKKLDRKNNAKAWANTVTEALSDHITNKRWLQALEVFEMLREQPFYEPKEGTYMKLLVLLGRSGQPHRARLLFDTMVQERCEPTPELYTALLAAYCRNNLIDDAFSTLNLMKTLPRCQPDVYTYSILIKACVDDSRFEIVESLYEEMAERLITPNTVTQNIVLSGYGKIGKYDQMEKVLIGMLESTTCRPDVWTMNIILSVFGNKGHIEMMERWYEKFRNFGIEPETRTFNILIGAYGKKRMYDKMSSVMEYMRKLQFPWTTSTYNNVIEAFADVGDAKNMEYTFEQMRAEGMRADTKTFCCLINGYANAGLFHKVIGSVKLAGKLEIPENTSFYNAVISACAKAEDLMEMDRVFKRMKDKHCQPDNKTYSIMMEAYGKEGMNDRVHYLELEKKQVIDNASNNE
- the LOC101204202 gene encoding probable receptor-like protein kinase At5g18500 — translated: MAPDLNTTLSKKTFVFGMKVWVFTGILVGVFIVIVLVVLSICVVTSRRKSRRVSGMLPLSRISIASKEIKEIGVDHVSAIQHGPVPHDGFDTESEKVLLYSNKAYNYSISSSVDNTEIYAIGSGEGSKEASVLHRPSDSIPPDPSPLAGLPEFSQLGWGHWFTLRDLELATMQFSNDNIIGEGGYGVVYRGHLINGTPVAVKKLLNVGQAEREFKVEVEAFGHVRHKNLVRLLGYCIEGTHRMLVYEYVDNGNLEQWLHGALCHHGYLTWEARIRILLGTAKALAYLHEAIEPKIVHRDIKASNILIDDEFNAKLSDFGLAKLLGSGKSHITTRVMGTFGYVAPEYAKSGLLNEKSDVYSFGVVLLEAITGRDPVDYSRPAHEVNLVDWLKMMVGSKRSEEVVDPNIERKPSISELKRVLLTALRCVDPDADKRPKMSQVSRMLESEEYPIRRQDRRPRKGHATATKKEPEKQERGPRRHR